Proteins from a single region of Apium graveolens cultivar Ventura chromosome 7, ASM990537v1, whole genome shotgun sequence:
- the LOC141673659 gene encoding GDSL esterase/lipase At5g45960-like — protein sequence MGLGEQITQSGGKIRQVSSPICEGGIVRSCFTSNGRSLCILSLFPDSLKLILLSLAQKQAPGFNSSNLAIFVFGDSFVDPGNNNYIPIISRGNFPPYGNDFVNQTPTGRLTNGRLITDYAASYAGMKDYVPPYLDPKLSMEELLTGVSFASGASGFDPLTPTLLGGVISMPKQMEYFREYKPRVEVQMGKERTHTLIKNAVYVISADYLKLREFLMKLLNKNLRKWKGSTPRSIMLAYIKRLWIFTKIQINLVLIRLILVVVEVD from the exons ATGGGTCTGGGGGAGCAGATCACACAATCAGGTGGCAAGATTCGACAGGTGTCGAGCCCGATATGTGAAGGGGGGATTGTTAGAAGTTGTTtcacatc CAATGGTAGGTCCTTATGTATACTTTCTCTGTTTCCTGATTCACTTAAGCTCATTTTGCTGTCATTAGCTCAAAAACAAGCCCCGGGTTTTAATTCGAGCAATTTGGCCATTTTTGTATTTGGAGATTCCTTTGTTGATCCAGGAAACAATAACTACATTCCGATTATATCAAGAGGCAACTTCCCACCGTACGGCAATGATTTCGTAAATCAGACTCCCACCGGAAGATTAACCAATGGTCGCCTTATAACCGATTATGCAG CATCGTATGCTGGTATGAAAGACTACGTGCCACCATATCTGGACCCAAAGCTTAGTATGGAGGAACTGCTCACTGGTGTTAGTTTTGCCTCTGGTGCCTCTGGATTCGACCCTCTTACTCCAACATTACTC GGTGGCGTAATCTCAATGCCAAAACAAATGGAGTACTTCAGAGAGTATAAACCAAGAGTTGAAGTTCAAATGGGGAAAGAAAGAACCCATACTCTGATAAAGAATGCTGTTTATGTAATCAGCGCAG ATTATCTGAAGCTGCGCGAGTTTTTAATGAAATTGTTGAACAAAAacttaaggaaatggaaagggtCGACTCCAAGATCTATTATGTTAGCATATATCAAACGTCTATGGATATTTACCAAAATCCAAATAAATTTG GTTTTGATAAGGTTGATACTGGTTGTTGTGGAAGTGGATTAG